In Thermodesulfobacteriota bacterium, the genomic window CGGGGCGCCGATCAAGTCCGTCATCGTCTTCGTCACGCGCAAGGGGAACCCGAAGGGGCTGAACGCCTTCGAGGACCTGGCGAAGCCCGGCACGAAGGTGCTCCACGCCAGCCCGGACACCTCCGGCGGGGCGCAGTGGGCGATATTCGCCATCTACGGCGCGGGGGCGAATTTCGGGAACCTCACGTTCGGGCCCGAGGACGGCGGCGTCAAGCTTCTCTCCTCGGTGGAGAGGAACGTGATCGCCCAGCCGGAATCGGCGCGCCAGACCTTCGTCCAGTTCGACGCCGGCTTCGGGGACGCGATCGTCACCTATGAGAACGAGGCGCTGCTCGAGAAGGCGAAGGGGCGCGACTACGAGATCGCCGTGCCGCGGAAGACGATCGAGACGGAATGGAAGATCGCCCGGATCGATAAAAACGTCACGCCCGAGCAGGAGCACGCGGTGGCGGAACTGGTCCGGTTCCTGTATTCGGCGGACGCGCAGCGCTCCTACGCGAAGTACGGCTTCCGCCCTGTCGACGCGAAGGTCGGCAAGGAGTACCAGGCGAAATACGCGAAGGTGGCGGAGCCGTTCACCGTCGACGATCTCGGCGGCTGGAAAAACGCCCGGAAGAACGTGATCGAGAACGCCTGGAAGAAGACGCAGCAGAAGTAGCGAGGTAACGTTATGGGCCGGTTCCGGAACATGGATGCGCTGGTGCGGGGGGCGACATTCACCGCCGCACTGGTGCTGTTCTTCCTCCTGATCCTCCTGCCGCTCGTGGCGCTGAACCAGTACGCGGTGCGGGACGGGATCGGGGTGTTCCGGGACCGGCTC contains:
- a CDS encoding sulfate ABC transporter substrate-binding protein, producing the protein MKRLLALLLPVLLVASTAHAEPVRINLQSCCVTEDATIKEILPAFRKHYKEKFGKDVDVSASFAGSGTLKNQILGGAPVQVAVLSSELYLDQLKEKGFITSDWRKNPNNGAPIKSVIVFVTRKGNPKGLNAFEDLAKPGTKVLHASPDTSGGAQWAIFAIYGAGANFGNLTFGPEDGGVKLLSSVERNVIAQPESARQTFVQFDAGFGDAIVTYENEALLEKAKGRDYEIAVPRKTIETEWKIARIDKNVTPEQEHAVAELVRFLYSADAQRSYAKYGFRPVDAKVGKEYQAKYAKVAEPFTVDDLGGWKNARKNVIENAWKKTQQK